The Ignavibacteriales bacterium DNA segment ATGATGGGCGGAACAAGAGATAAAATTGATGTTGGTGTAAGTATTGGTATTCAATCTTCCGTTCCTGATCTGATAAAAAAAATTGAAGGTTATCTCGCTGAAGGTTATAAAAGAATAAAGATTAAAATTGCTCCCGGAAATGATATTCAATTTGTTAAAGCCGTAAGAAAAGAATTCCCGCAAATTCTATTTCAGGTTGATGCAAACTCAGCTTATGAATTAAAACATATAGATTTGTTTAAGCAGATGGATGATTTAAATTTGTTATTGATTGAACAGCCGCTTGGATACGAAGATATTTATGATCATTCAAAACTTCAGAAAGAACTTAAAACCCCGATTTGTCTTGATGAAAGTATTCACTCGCTTGATGATACTCGTGCTGCAATTGAATTAGATAGCTGCAGAGTTATAAATATAAAACCCGGTCGTGTTGGCGGATTTACAGAATCAAAACTTATACATGATTACTGTGCATCTAAAAATATTCCTGTTTGGTGCGGTGGAATGTTAGAAAGCGGAATTGGACGTGCCGGAAATGTAGCGCTTGCTTCACTGCAAAATTTTACTTTACCCGGAGATATTTCTGCGAGCAAACGTTATTACAAAGAAGATATTGTGGAACCGGAATTTCTTGTTAATAAAGACGGAACAATGGATGTCCCAACCAAAACTGGAATTAGTGTTGAAGTGAATATGAAAATGTTGGAGAAGGTTACGGTTAAGAAAAAAGTTTATTAAATTACTTATTGTTAGATAATTGAAAAATTCCATATAATTAAAAAGTGGTTATTAGTTATATCTCAAAGGTAATAAAATGAGAATCTTTGGTTTAGT contains these protein-coding regions:
- the menC gene encoding o-succinylbenzoate synthase; translation: MMGGTRDKIDVGVSIGIQSSVPDLIKKIEGYLAEGYKRIKIKIAPGNDIQFVKAVRKEFPQILFQVDANSAYELKHIDLFKQMDDLNLLLIEQPLGYEDIYDHSKLQKELKTPICLDESIHSLDDTRAAIELDSCRVINIKPGRVGGFTESKLIHDYCASKNIPVWCGGMLESGIGRAGNVALASLQNFTLPGDISASKRYYKEDIVEPEFLVNKDGTMDVPTKTGISVEVNMKMLEKVTVKKKVY